In the Pseudanabaena sp. PCC 7367 genome, one interval contains:
- a CDS encoding four helix bundle protein, translated as MRTIDSISIKAYKLSETVADDVWRMVNEWEPLAQNSIGKEAIVAADNIGANISQAVGCQYVAGYQHGLRMARAAVFATRHWLRRAYYRNLATERQADRIKRNLEEILRHLESGLETYKHHPTNSLLVSPWQVDRSIAQEINGFQPKTNRNGYDHAGAIEVEYRHPFND; from the coding sequence ATGCGCACCATTGATTCTATTAGTATTAAGGCCTATAAACTTTCCGAAACCGTTGCCGATGATGTCTGGCGGATGGTGAATGAGTGGGAACCGCTGGCGCAGAATAGTATAGGCAAAGAGGCGATCGTGGCGGCTGATAATATTGGCGCAAATATTTCCCAGGCTGTAGGCTGTCAATATGTGGCGGGTTATCAACATGGCTTGCGCATGGCCAGGGCAGCGGTATTTGCCACCAGACATTGGCTACGGCGCGCCTATTACCGCAATCTAGCCACAGAGCGTCAGGCCGATCGAATTAAGCGCAATTTGGAAGAGATCTTGCGGCATCTAGAAAGTGGCCTGGAAACCTACAAGCATCACCCCACAAATTCTTTACTTGTGTCACCTTGGCAGGTCGATCGCTCGATCGCTCAAGAAATTAATGGCTTTCAACCTAAAACCAATCGCAACGGCTATGACCATGCTGGGGCGATCGAGGTTGAATACCGCCATCCCTTTAATGACTAA
- a CDS encoding protein kinase domain-containing protein, producing the protein MQSWIDHKLSLTAYFQPMLSVHLWRSAKTPSLKVGRRSGQLQKTRQIVKSWNFADRNVIKIGRAADNDVILAHPAVSRYHAELSHDNEANGWRYRNLGVNHTYWQDQKVDRLVVSDHIELRLAHNGPMLEFQVESAPERPEICLHENNEPQDLFCKHCGTPLQMLREINQYQVLQTLGQGGMGTTYQVWSPDRGLQVLKEMNADLIRNTKAIELFEREANILKRLRHRGIPRFYDFFAIDNKKYLVMSVIHGQDLEQLIKVNDSVSPTQAITWMIQLCDILSYLHNQVPPIIHRDVKPANLIVRSVDQSLVLVDFGAVKEISVHTGTMIGAPSYTAPEQARGRPVIQSDLYAIAPTLVYLLTGDDPAFYLEDRGDGSRMYIDHLLNLPLGLADLVAKLSAPIPGDRYQNAKQVAEALKVCLSFDRQF; encoded by the coding sequence ATGCAGAGTTGGATCGATCACAAATTAAGTCTCACCGCCTATTTTCAACCTATGCTCTCTGTTCATCTCTGGCGATCGGCAAAAACACCCTCACTAAAAGTAGGGCGACGAAGTGGCCAGCTACAAAAAACACGCCAAATTGTGAAGAGTTGGAATTTCGCCGATCGTAACGTGATCAAAATTGGTCGTGCCGCCGACAACGATGTGATTCTGGCTCATCCGGCCGTATCTCGATATCATGCTGAGCTCAGCCACGACAATGAGGCCAATGGTTGGCGTTATCGGAACCTGGGCGTAAATCATACCTACTGGCAAGATCAAAAAGTCGATCGTCTGGTGGTAAGCGATCACATCGAGCTGCGCCTAGCTCACAATGGACCAATGCTTGAGTTTCAGGTGGAATCTGCACCAGAGCGACCAGAAATCTGCCTGCATGAGAACAATGAGCCACAGGACTTGTTTTGTAAGCATTGCGGTACACCGTTGCAGATGCTACGTGAGATTAATCAATATCAAGTGCTACAAACCCTGGGACAAGGGGGGATGGGAACCACCTATCAAGTATGGAGTCCAGATCGTGGCTTGCAGGTACTCAAGGAAATGAACGCCGATTTGATTCGTAATACTAAGGCGATCGAACTGTTTGAGCGGGAAGCAAATATACTCAAACGATTGCGACATCGGGGGATTCCGCGCTTCTATGACTTCTTTGCGATCGACAATAAGAAGTATTTAGTCATGTCCGTAATTCATGGCCAAGATTTGGAACAATTGATCAAAGTTAATGACTCAGTTTCACCCACTCAGGCGATTACCTGGATGATTCAGCTCTGCGATATTTTGAGCTACTTGCATAATCAAGTACCACCAATTATTCACCGCGATGTGAAGCCTGCAAATTTAATTGTGCGCAGTGTGGATCAATCTTTGGTGCTGGTGGACTTTGGCGCAGTGAAAGAGATTAGCGTTCATACTGGCACGATGATTGGTGCACCCAGTTACACAGCGCCCGAACAGGCCAGAGGTAGACCAGTGATCCAATCGGATTTGTATGCGATCGCGCCTACCCTGGTTTATTTGCTCACGGGCGATGATCCAGCCTTTTATCTGGAAGATCGCGGCGATGGTAGTCGCATGTATATTGATCACCTACTCAACCTACCGCTGGGACTGGCTGACTTGGTAGCCAAGTTGAGTGCGCCGATCCCTGGCGATCGCTATCAAAATGCAAAACAGGTAGCAGAGGCGTTGAAGGTATGTTTAAGTTTCGATCGGCAGTTCTAA
- a CDS encoding thylakoid membrane photosystem I accumulation factor, which translates to MNKWLTLLLCAVLTLTIAIAGPASASLQDDHYDGNIFALYGGNGSLVPPRSNLAQSLRIDRPAMLVFYLDDSSDCKLYTPVINQVQAFYGRAITIIPVAVDSLNLDRDNYAPTDEANYYRGLVPQTVLIAGNGDVLLDQAGILAYDAIDQPLRQYFDLPAPSPDDPQFRNPYETQINEFNP; encoded by the coding sequence ATGAATAAATGGCTCACCTTACTGCTCTGTGCAGTTTTGACCCTGACGATCGCCATTGCCGGTCCTGCTAGCGCTAGTTTGCAAGACGACCATTATGATGGCAACATATTTGCTCTCTATGGCGGTAATGGTTCGTTAGTGCCACCCCGATCGAATTTAGCTCAATCATTGCGGATCGATCGCCCTGCGATGCTGGTTTTCTATCTTGATGACAGCTCTGATTGTAAGCTCTATACCCCGGTTATTAATCAGGTGCAGGCTTTCTATGGTCGGGCGATCACGATTATTCCGGTGGCAGTAGATAGCTTGAACTTAGATCGTGATAACTATGCGCCTACCGATGAGGCAAACTACTATCGTGGGCTGGTGCCGCAGACTGTTTTGATTGCTGGTAATGGCGATGTGTTGTTAGATCAAGCGGGGATTTTAGCCTACGATGCGATCGACCAACCTCTGCGCCAGTATTTTGATCTGCCAGCACCATCTCCTGATGATCCGCAATTCCGTAATCCCTATGAAACTCAGATCAATGAGTTTAATCCTTAA
- the remA gene encoding extracellular matrix/biofilm regulator RemA, giving the protein MDIKLINIGFGNIVAASRVVAIVSPESAPIKRIISDARERGQLVDATYGRRTRAVIIMDSSHVILSAIQPETVANRFVVAKDAVAE; this is encoded by the coding sequence ATGGATATTAAGCTCATTAACATTGGCTTTGGCAACATCGTGGCAGCTAGTCGGGTGGTGGCGATCGTTAGCCCTGAATCTGCACCGATTAAGCGCATCATTTCCGATGCCCGTGAGCGGGGGCAACTGGTAGACGCTACCTATGGCCGTCGTACCAGAGCAGTGATAATTATGGACTCTAGTCATGTTATCCTGTCGGCAATCCAGCCGGAGACAGTTGCTAATCGTTTTGTAGTTGCCAAGGATGCAGTCGCCGAATAA
- the trmB gene encoding tRNA (guanosine(46)-N7)-methyltransferase TrmB, translating into MLSKNCADYSNYSDYADDSDRLSLEHPNHNDRGDRHDYTDRSTQTINKALVKRVREHVNPLSDKYREPTPAPDWEQVYGDWSKPLSLDIGCGKGGYVLEMAKLYPDRNWLGLEIREPLVHRAIALKNSLMDECDLSNLHYLFCNVNVTLPSLLPAGKIHQVSILFPDPWFKRRHKKRRVVQPELVTSLTNLLVPDAEILLQSDIEEVATSMREVFEANPNFVNQAGIDNFASASLYPEHVMTEREEWTISQAKPVYRAYLKFKPIN; encoded by the coding sequence TTGCTAAGCAAAAATTGCGCTGATTATTCTAATTACTCGGATTATGCCGATGATTCCGATCGTTTGAGCCTTGAGCATCCTAATCACAACGATCGAGGCGATCGCCATGATTACACCGATCGCTCAACCCAAACCATTAACAAAGCCCTGGTCAAGCGGGTACGTGAGCATGTAAACCCGCTTAGTGATAAGTATCGAGAACCAACCCCAGCACCCGATTGGGAGCAAGTTTATGGCGATTGGTCAAAACCCCTCAGCCTGGATATTGGCTGTGGTAAGGGTGGCTATGTGCTGGAGATGGCGAAGCTATACCCCGATCGCAACTGGTTGGGTTTAGAGATCCGCGAACCGTTGGTGCATCGGGCGATCGCCTTAAAGAATAGTCTCATGGACGAGTGCGATCTCAGCAATTTGCATTACCTATTTTGTAATGTAAACGTGACATTACCGAGCCTGTTACCCGCTGGCAAAATCCACCAGGTTTCGATTCTGTTCCCCGATCCCTGGTTCAAGCGTCGCCACAAAAAACGCCGTGTGGTGCAGCCAGAACTAGTCACATCCCTAACTAACTTGCTGGTTCCCGATGCCGAGATCTTGTTGCAATCGGATATTGAAGAGGTGGCGACTTCGATGCGCGAAGTGTTTGAGGCAAATCCTAATTTTGTGAATCAAGCCGGAATCGATAATTTTGCCAGTGCCTCGCTCTATCCTGAGCACGTAATGACGGAGCGGGAGGAATGGACGATCTCTCAGGCTAAACCTGTGTATCGGGCTTATTTAAAGTTCAAGCCAATTAATTGA
- the tal gene encoding transaldolase: MTTNHLLELRDHGQSVWLDNLSRSIIQSGELAEMIENQGIRGITSNPAIFQKAIAGNEVYDEAILAGIKAGKSANEIYESLAFKDIQDAADLLKPIYEASGGQDGYVSIEVSPKLARDTTGTIAEALRFSEAVDRPNVMIKIPGTAEGFPAIERVTAEGIPVNVTLLFAVEDYEKSAWAYIKGLESRVAQGKDISKVTSVASFFLSRIDVLVDQKLEDLLAQTSDEAEKTTINSLMGKVAIANAKIAYQTYKDIYASDRWQALLAKGANEQRLLWASTSTKNPTYSDVMYVDNLVGDHTVNTMPPETIAACIDHCDIEDRIEINVEQAEEVVATVQKLGIDLNQVMKQLEDEGIEKFIKPFDSLMGSLEEKMQQLTPA, translated from the coding sequence ATGACAACTAATCATCTCCTCGAACTACGCGACCACGGCCAGAGCGTATGGCTGGATAACCTGAGCCGATCGATTATTCAATCGGGCGAGCTAGCCGAAATGATCGAGAATCAAGGCATAAGAGGCATTACCTCGAATCCAGCAATTTTTCAAAAAGCGATCGCTGGTAATGAAGTCTACGACGAAGCGATTTTAGCTGGAATTAAAGCTGGCAAATCTGCTAACGAAATCTATGAATCTCTGGCATTTAAAGACATTCAAGATGCCGCCGACTTACTAAAGCCAATTTATGAAGCCTCCGGTGGCCAAGATGGCTATGTATCGATCGAAGTTTCGCCTAAGCTAGCCCGTGATACCACTGGCACGATCGCCGAGGCGCTGCGATTTTCGGAGGCAGTCGATCGCCCCAATGTCATGATTAAGATCCCTGGCACGGCGGAAGGCTTCCCAGCGATCGAGCGGGTTACGGCTGAGGGTATTCCGGTTAATGTGACCCTGCTATTTGCGGTCGAAGATTATGAAAAATCCGCCTGGGCATACATCAAGGGCTTGGAATCGAGAGTGGCTCAAGGCAAGGACATCAGCAAGGTGACTTCGGTGGCCAGCTTTTTCCTCAGCCGGATTGATGTTTTAGTAGACCAAAAACTAGAGGACTTGCTAGCACAAACTAGTGATGAAGCCGAGAAAACCACGATCAATTCCTTGATGGGCAAGGTGGCGATCGCCAATGCCAAAATTGCTTATCAGACGTATAAGGACATCTATGCCAGCGATCGTTGGCAGGCTCTGCTAGCCAAGGGTGCTAATGAGCAGCGCTTGCTGTGGGCTAGTACCAGCACCAAGAACCCCACCTACAGCGATGTGATGTATGTGGATAATCTGGTCGGAGATCATACTGTCAACACCATGCCCCCGGAAACGATCGCCGCCTGTATTGATCACTGTGACATTGAAGATCGAATTGAAATTAATGTCGAGCAAGCCGAAGAAGTAGTTGCCACTGTGCAAAAACTGGGCATCGATCTAAATCAAGTAATGAAGCAGCTTGAGGACGAAGGGATCGAAAAGTTTATTAAACCCTTTGATTCACTGATGGGCTCCCTCGAAGAAAAGATGCAGCAACTCACCCCAGCATAG
- the folE gene encoding GTP cyclohydrolase I produces the protein MTTSYRQSKFINPDQDPNRDLTSFTAKENGSVGKPISKVIRERLKSLGVKYFANDSIAEYISDGEREELKLEIEDKLQGLFDALVIDTDNDHNTHETAFRMAKMYVDEVFKGRYHPMPKVTDFPNAKALDEIYVLGPISVRSACSHHFVPIIGHAWLGIVPSDRVIGISKFNRIVDWVLSRPHIQEEAAVMVADTIERLIQPRGLAFVIKAQHMCMSWRGVKEPETQMTNSIVRGTFREDPTAKKEFFDLIRGHGF, from the coding sequence ATGACCACTAGTTATCGTCAATCTAAGTTCATCAACCCAGACCAAGATCCCAATCGTGATCTAACCAGCTTTACGGCTAAAGAGAATGGAAGTGTTGGTAAGCCAATTTCCAAAGTAATCCGGGAACGGCTCAAGTCCCTTGGCGTGAAGTATTTTGCCAATGACAGCATTGCTGAATATATTAGCGATGGTGAAAGAGAAGAGTTAAAGCTGGAGATCGAGGATAAGCTGCAAGGGTTGTTTGATGCGCTAGTAATTGACACTGATAACGATCACAATACCCATGAGACTGCCTTTCGGATGGCAAAAATGTACGTGGATGAGGTATTCAAGGGTCGCTATCACCCGATGCCGAAGGTAACGGATTTCCCCAATGCCAAAGCACTCGACGAGATTTATGTATTAGGCCCGATCTCAGTGCGTTCCGCTTGCTCCCATCACTTTGTGCCAATTATTGGCCATGCCTGGTTGGGGATTGTGCCTAGCGATCGGGTAATAGGTATTTCCAAGTTCAATCGGATTGTGGATTGGGTGCTCAGCCGTCCCCACATTCAAGAAGAAGCGGCGGTGATGGTGGCCGATACGATCGAAAGATTGATTCAGCCCCGTGGTTTGGCCTTTGTAATCAAGGCACAACATATGTGCATGAGCTGGCGCGGCGTAAAAGAGCCGGAAACCCAGATGACCAACTCGATCGTGCGCGGCACCTTCCGCGAAGACCCAACTGCTAAGAAGGAATTCTTTGATCTTATTCGCGGTCATGGCTTTTAA
- the gmk gene encoding guanylate kinase, which translates to MQSPNNLLKNRGKLVVISGPSGVGKGTLLKMLSDRYPGQILFSISATTRRPRPGEVDGRDYFFWTRKKFEAAIEAGDFLEWAEYAGNLYGTPRDTVEEWINLGQTVILEIELVGARQIAKNYADALRVFVAPPSMEILEQRLRGREQDAEAAIAKRLARAREEVEAADEFDFTVINNELEVALRQLEKAIFS; encoded by the coding sequence ATGCAGTCGCCGAATAACTTGTTAAAAAATCGGGGTAAATTAGTAGTCATTTCTGGCCCCAGTGGCGTGGGCAAGGGGACTTTGCTGAAAATGCTCAGCGATCGCTACCCCGGTCAGATCCTATTTTCAATCTCAGCCACCACCCGTCGTCCTCGCCCTGGTGAAGTTGATGGACGTGATTATTTCTTCTGGACGCGTAAAAAATTTGAGGCGGCGATCGAAGCAGGAGATTTTCTAGAATGGGCAGAATATGCTGGCAATCTCTATGGCACACCCCGCGATACGGTCGAGGAATGGATTAACCTGGGGCAGACCGTGATTCTGGAAATTGAGCTAGTGGGGGCAAGACAAATAGCTAAAAACTATGCCGATGCGCTGCGGGTGTTTGTGGCACCGCCATCAATGGAAATTTTGGAGCAACGATTGCGGGGGCGGGAGCAGGATGCAGAAGCAGCGATCGCTAAGCGCTTGGCCAGAGCCAGGGAAGAAGTTGAAGCGGCGGATGAGTTTGATTTTACGGTAATTAATAATGAATTAGAAGTGGCCTTACGTCAGTTGGAAAAGGCGATCTTCAGCTAG
- a CDS encoding (2Fe-2S) ferredoxin domain-containing protein — MSEQDHALGVKGVNRALATCAQKLHIDTIQRHIFLCADQTKPKCCQKEVGLQSWDYLKRRINELKLGVKVFRTKANCLRVCDRGPIMVIYPDGVWYHSVTEAAIERILQEHVIGGQVVQDLAFVITNSDKAILPLATSTSETETSSTKSPSGKDVAAPS, encoded by the coding sequence ATTTCTGAGCAAGATCATGCCCTTGGCGTTAAGGGAGTCAATCGAGCCCTAGCCACCTGTGCCCAAAAGCTGCACATTGACACGATTCAAAGACATATTTTTCTTTGCGCCGACCAAACCAAGCCCAAGTGCTGCCAGAAGGAAGTAGGTTTGCAGTCGTGGGATTACCTGAAGCGGCGAATCAATGAATTAAAACTGGGTGTTAAGGTATTTCGCACCAAGGCCAATTGCCTGCGGGTGTGCGATCGTGGTCCGATTATGGTGATTTATCCCGATGGCGTTTGGTATCACTCCGTTACGGAAGCAGCGATCGAGCGGATTTTGCAAGAACATGTGATTGGTGGCCAGGTAGTGCAAGATTTGGCCTTTGTGATCACTAATAGCGACAAGGCGATTTTGCCATTAGCAACCTCAACATCAGAAACAGAAACCTCGTCAACAAAGTCCCCCTCCGGCAAAGATGTGGCAGCTCCTAGCTGA
- a CDS encoding NAD-dependent malic enzyme, giving the protein MSKLTPNPSYSVSMLIELPNTAGKLAAVINALAAEGGNLSHIDLIEQNRKFTVREITVNASSNEHVENLIVVVKDLPDIKLLQVQDRTFEIHKGGKIHIQSTLPLKGQDDLAMAYTPGVGRVCMAIADDKSKVFEFTIKSNTIAIVSDGSAVLGLGNIGPEAAMPVMEGKAMLFKEFAGLDAFPVCLATQNVDEIVETVKRISPVFGGVNLEDISAPRCFEIESRLQKELDIPVFHDDQHGTAIVVLAAMLNALKIVDKPIETVRIVVNGAGAAGVAVARLLKKAGATRILMCDSRGIICKDRSGLNAEKMEFACIETGNLADALRGADVFLGLSIGNIVSSEMVRSMADKRIVFAMANPIPEIQPELVADDVAVMATGRSDYANQINNVLAFPGVLRGALDARVQHITTDMHVEAAKAIAALVTADELAPDFIIPSVFDHRVAPAVSTAIKYIANQLGLSRV; this is encoded by the coding sequence ATGTCAAAACTTACCCCCAACCCCAGTTACAGCGTATCGATGTTAATCGAACTACCGAATACGGCTGGCAAACTTGCCGCTGTAATTAATGCCTTAGCTGCGGAGGGTGGCAACCTCAGCCATATCGATCTGATCGAACAAAATCGTAAGTTCACCGTACGTGAAATTACGGTCAATGCCTCTAGTAATGAGCATGTGGAGAATTTGATCGTAGTAGTTAAAGATCTGCCCGATATTAAGTTACTGCAGGTGCAAGATCGCACATTTGAAATTCACAAGGGTGGCAAAATCCACATTCAATCGACCCTGCCACTCAAGGGGCAAGACGACCTGGCGATGGCCTATACACCTGGAGTGGGTCGAGTTTGCATGGCGATCGCCGACGACAAAAGTAAAGTATTTGAATTTACGATCAAAAGCAACACAATTGCGATCGTTTCTGATGGTAGCGCTGTGCTGGGTTTGGGTAACATTGGTCCTGAAGCAGCAATGCCAGTAATGGAAGGTAAGGCGATGCTATTTAAGGAGTTTGCCGGCCTAGATGCCTTTCCAGTCTGTTTGGCAACCCAGAATGTAGATGAGATTGTGGAAACCGTTAAGCGCATTTCGCCTGTGTTTGGTGGCGTAAACCTGGAAGATATTAGTGCGCCTCGTTGCTTTGAGATCGAATCCAGGCTGCAAAAGGAATTGGATATTCCGGTTTTCCACGATGATCAACATGGCACGGCGATCGTGGTGTTGGCGGCAATGCTGAATGCGCTGAAAATTGTCGATAAGCCGATCGAAACGGTGCGGATTGTGGTCAATGGCGCTGGGGCGGCTGGGGTAGCGGTGGCGAGATTGCTCAAGAAAGCGGGGGCGACCAGAATCTTGATGTGTGACTCACGCGGCATCATTTGCAAGGATCGCAGCGGTCTCAACGCCGAAAAAATGGAGTTTGCCTGCATCGAGACGGGGAACTTGGCTGATGCACTCAGGGGAGCAGATGTATTCCTGGGGCTGAGCATTGGTAACATTGTTAGCTCGGAAATGGTGCGATCGATGGCAGACAAGCGGATCGTGTTTGCCATGGCTAATCCGATCCCAGAAATTCAACCGGAGTTGGTGGCCGATGATGTGGCGGTGATGGCCACGGGGCGGAGTGATTATGCCAATCAAATTAATAATGTGCTGGCATTTCCCGGCGTGCTGCGTGGTGCGCTTGATGCCAGGGTGCAACATATCACCACTGATATGCATGTGGAGGCGGCCAAGGCGATCGCGGCTCTGGTTACTGCTGATGAGTTAGCCCCAGATTTTATTATCCCTTCTGTGTTTGACCATCGCGTGGCTCCAGCGGTATCCACGGCAATTAAGTATATTGCCAATCAATTGGGGCTCTCGCGGGTTTAA
- a CDS encoding S-methyl-5'-thioadenosine phosphorylase, with protein MTAAAAIGVIGGSGLYSMSALTDVQEVSIDTPFGQPSDALIVGSLGDARVAFLARHGRSHRFLPSEIPYQANLYALKSLGVKYIISASAVGSLQEAAKPLDMVIPDQFIDRTKNRAATYFGNGVVAHVGFADPVCNALAAELATAAESLALEKVNVHRGGTYVCMEGPAFSTKAESHLYRSWGATVIGMTNLTEAKLAREAEIAYATLALVTDYDCWREEEESVNVSMVIENLHRNSANAQEVIKAVVKRIAANPPVSEAHSALKFSIFTDLSQAPAETLARLGLIVKKYANPDA; from the coding sequence ATGACAGCAGCAGCAGCGATCGGTGTAATTGGTGGCAGTGGTTTGTATAGTATGTCTGCCCTGACCGATGTACAAGAAGTTTCGATCGATACGCCCTTTGGCCAGCCTTCCGATGCTTTGATTGTGGGTAGTTTGGGTGATGCAAGGGTTGCCTTTTTAGCAAGGCATGGGCGATCGCATCGTTTTTTACCTTCTGAAATCCCCTACCAAGCCAATCTTTATGCCCTCAAAAGCTTGGGGGTAAAATATATTATTTCGGCTTCAGCAGTGGGATCACTCCAAGAAGCGGCCAAACCATTAGATATGGTAATTCCTGACCAATTTATCGATCGCACCAAAAATCGAGCTGCTACCTATTTTGGCAATGGCGTGGTTGCCCATGTTGGCTTTGCTGATCCGGTTTGCAATGCACTGGCGGCGGAATTGGCCACGGCGGCGGAAAGCTTAGCACTGGAAAAGGTGAATGTGCATCGTGGTGGTACATATGTGTGCATGGAAGGGCCAGCATTTTCCACCAAGGCGGAATCCCACTTATATCGCAGTTGGGGCGCAACGGTGATCGGCATGACTAATTTAACCGAAGCGAAGCTAGCCCGTGAAGCAGAGATCGCCTATGCCACATTGGCCTTAGTCACCGATTATGATTGCTGGCGCGAGGAGGAAGAAAGCGTTAATGTCAGCATGGTAATTGAAAATTTACATCGTAATTCGGCCAATGCCCAGGAAGTAATTAAAGCCGTAGTGAAGCGGATCGCTGCTAATCCGCCTGTATCCGAGGCTCATTCAGCCTTGAAATTTAGCATTTTTACCGATCTAAGCCAAGCCCCTGCCGAAACTTTGGCACGGTTGGGACTAATTGTTAAAAAATACGCTAATCCAGATGCCTAA
- a CDS encoding IS5 family transposase, with protein sequence MKKPPQYRVRNWQEYNKSLKQRGSLIFWISKEAIEMWLEPERSGNRGASNRYSDQAIATIAMLKSIYGLAGRQVTGLVESLFTLMNIDLPVPDHSTVSRRMGKLAIELPHQKTQAARHVVVDSTGVKVYGEGEWKTRQHGIGKRRTWRKIHLGVDESSGEILAAAVTSNQYHDGQILPELLNQIEDEIKQVSGDGAYDHRDCYDAISARQAQSVIPPRKNAKIWQHGNCKAPPHPRDQNLRRIRKVGRAKWKRETGYHRRSLAETTMFRLKTIFGGKLRSRNFDNQAVELFLQCVALNRMMMLCKPDSYLVED encoded by the coding sequence ATGAAAAAACCCCCACAATACCGCGTCCGCAACTGGCAAGAGTATAACAAAAGCCTCAAACAGAGAGGAAGTCTAATTTTCTGGATTAGCAAGGAGGCAATAGAGATGTGGCTAGAGCCAGAGCGATCCGGCAACAGAGGCGCATCAAACAGATACAGTGACCAAGCGATTGCGACGATTGCGATGCTCAAGAGCATATATGGATTGGCAGGCAGACAAGTCACCGGTTTGGTCGAATCATTATTTACCCTGATGAACATAGACTTACCGGTGCCAGACCACAGCACAGTTTCAAGACGGATGGGCAAATTAGCGATCGAGTTACCCCATCAAAAGACTCAGGCAGCGAGACATGTGGTGGTTGATAGCACCGGCGTGAAAGTTTACGGAGAGGGAGAGTGGAAAACGCGTCAGCATGGCATAGGTAAGCGTCGCACCTGGCGTAAAATTCATCTGGGCGTAGATGAGTCAAGCGGTGAAATTCTTGCGGCAGCGGTTACCAGCAACCAATATCATGATGGCCAAATTCTACCTGAACTGCTTAATCAGATTGAGGATGAAATTAAGCAAGTATCTGGGGATGGTGCGTATGACCATCGTGACTGTTATGATGCAATCTCTGCTAGACAAGCCCAGTCAGTAATTCCACCACGCAAAAATGCCAAAATTTGGCAACATGGCAATTGTAAAGCACCACCGCATCCGCGTGACCAAAATTTACGGCGCATCCGTAAGGTTGGTCGTGCCAAGTGGAAACGAGAGACTGGCTATCATCGGCGCTCACTGGCAGAGACTACTATGTTTAGATTGAAGACTATTTTTGGCGGTAAGTTACGCTCACGAAATTTTGATAATCAAGCGGTGGAGCTGTTTTTACAGTGCGTGGCTCTTAATCGTATGATGATGCTATGCAAGCCTGATTCTTACCTGGTTGAAGACTAA